A region from the Vanacampus margaritifer isolate UIUO_Vmar chromosome 5, RoL_Vmar_1.0, whole genome shotgun sequence genome encodes:
- the baz1b gene encoding tyrosine-protein kinase BAZ1B yields the protein MAPLLGRKPYPLAKPLAEPPGPGEEVYIIEHTKEAFRNKDEYEARLKRYEERIWTCKSTGSIQLTHKEAWEEEQEVTELLQEEYPHWFEKPILEMVHHNTVSLDKLVEMAWVEILTKYAVGEECDFTVSQGKSLQVKVVKIHALENPEGEAGEKKLEGACDSPSSDKENASQENQRKEPVHREEESRRESLSDRARRSPRKLPTAMKEERKRWVIPKFLPHKYDVKLVSEDKVISDVPADSLFRTERPPTKEIIRYFIRHYAQRLGMGESAPWVVEDELVKKFNLPSKFSDFLLDPHKFLAENPSAKRKSLTSPEGKARKRQKIPGTPGETLGNEKGEKKRKSQKDALGKPLSPTIWGHVQKIKMNGSPLKVKNSGTPKKGEGTSSGLSSQKSVKKSGDKKDGKTPGDKDILKAFRKDAKANAKSPKMKQMTLLHLAKSPAAGSPKKRARSSSTGTPKLGKPLHPMALHLLRYYKENKGKEDKKNFLSVLLSKAAKALPPDDRDRLPDELKELVEKRWERLEQKRRWAAMSEEEKQEEMKKRRNDLKEKLREKAKERREKEMQLRLEQSRRYEDQEIQGGKALPTFKLVDMPEGLPNTLFGDVAMVVEFLHCYAGLLMPDDKYPITSIALMESLAGVRSGFHYLNRVLVVLLQTLLQDELAEGYSELDIPLSEIPLTLHSVSELARLCLRPFDAQGEESGQGSVDLAMSDFDDVVTSEFLEKLETVEVFELDPEEKVSLLVALCHRILMTYSVEDHVDGMQQRTAELWKERVAMLKEVNRKKAEKKKQKEVEGKDEKKKDPKKEIKKEVKVELVDLISSVKSRRLMSMQAKREREELDKQNKERMEEAAEEERLRRQRVTAEKNFQEGITKAKLVLRRTPLGTDRNHNRYWFFSDVIPGLYVEKGWVHDSIDYSWTPPLEEKATEPDVDDEDDDADDNGSTDGTNNEGALLGATTDVCIETTSPKQGQNLWFICDSPAELEELVDSLHPHGVRESELKAKIESSYQDILHSINLTRKDKVGLGVPDEDTDLLKFLRSDIQEIASRLLKGGLGYFDDDMDIEDQLEKNDNLKELGESIISIQACVIKKFLQGFMAPKQKIKKKSGGEENKVEEVDEEKKLAEEAKVATAIEKWRTAIREAQTFSRMHVLLGMLDACIKWDMSAENARCKVCRKKGDDEKLILCDECNKAFHLFCLRPVLHRIPEGEWLCTACQPTVARRGTRSRNYKQDSDEDDEDEEESEEEDSDGDEDDEEESEYKAMGHSLRPRKKAKQSSAVQKSKPKKKSSSSSQSAKQRTGPSNPADIDELVRQSSQTGVRRQILELEKCEEILKKVTKFRYSWPFREPVSTEEAEDYLDIISQPMDFQTMQSKFSQSSYRHANDFMEDMKLVFSNAEEYNEQGSTVLSCMIKTETVFMELIQKLLPGLSYLRRRSRKRVTRAPASSEEDEEAEEGEEEEEEEEEEEEEEEEDQTPPQKRIQNGKSNAKKSRNRRGAQDEESEEEEDSGKRRSKRTSSKAAGKDYREQDCDDERDTRRTRQRRGRTEGDGESSDDERPGRQRHSKRQKRS from the exons GTGAGCCAAGGCAAAAGCTTACAAGTGAAGGTGGTAAAGATTCATGCCCTTGAGAACCCTGAGGGTGAAGCTGGAGAAAAGAAGCTTGAAGGTGCCTGTGATTCTCCATCCAGTGACAAAGAGAATGCCAGTCAAGAAAACCAGAGGAAAGAACCTGTTCACAGAGAGGAGGAGAGCAGGAGAGAGAGTCTCA GTGACAGAGCACGGCGTTCACCAAGAAAACTTCCCACTGCCatgaaggaagaaaggaagaggTGGGTAATTCCCAAGTTCCTTCCTCATAAGTACGACGTCAAGCTCGTCAGTGAGGACAAG GTAATCAGTGATGTGCCAGCAGACAGTCTTTTCAGAACAGAGCGCCCGCCAACCAAAGAGATCATCCGTTACTTCATCAGACACTATGCACAGAGGCTGGGCATGGGCGAGAGTGCACCCTGGGTGGTTGAAGATGAATTGGTGAAAAAGTTTAATCTGCCCAGTAAATTCAGTGACTTTCTTCTCGACCCACACAAG TTTTTAGCTGAGAATCCTTCTGCCAAGCGCAAGAGCTTGACTTCTCCTGAAGGTAAAGCTAGAAAGAGGCAGAAGATACCCGGTACGCCGGGAGAGACCTTGGGAAATGAAAAAGgggaaaagaagaggaaaagccaGAAAGATGCTCTCGGGAAGCCCCTTAGTCCCACCATCTGGGGCCATGTGCAG aaaataaaaatgaatggttcGCCATTAAAAGTAAAGAACTCTGGAACACCCAAGAAAGGAGAAGGTACAAGCTCAGGTCTTTCCAGtcaaaaatctgttaaaaaatcTGGCGACAAGAAGGATGGAAAGACACCTGGTGATAAGGATATTCTTAAAGCTTTTAGAAAAGATGCAAAAGCAAATGCCAAGTCACCAAAGATGAAGCAGATGACCCTGCTGCATCTTGCCAAGAGCCCTGCTGCAGGCAGCCCCAAAAAACGAGCCCGCAGTAGTAGCACGGGCACTCCCAAACTAGGGAAGCCATTACATCCAATGGCTCTCCACCTTCTTCGTTACTATAAGGAGAACAAgggcaaagaggacaaaaagaaTTTCCTGTCTGTCCTCCTCTCCAAGGCTGCAAAGGCCTTGCCACCAGATGACCGCGACAGACTACCCGATGAACTGAAAGAGCTGGTTGAGAAACGCTGGGAGAGATTGGAGCAAAAGAGACGCTGGGCGGCCATGAGTGAGGAGGAAAAGCAAGAAGAAATGAAGAAGCGGCGTAATGATCTCAAAGAGAAACTTCGAGAAAAAGCAAAGGAACGTCGCGAGAAGGAGATGCAACTCCGTCTTGAACAGTCGCGTAGATACGAGGACCAGGAAATCCAAGGGGGCAAGGCTTTGCCGACATTTAAGCTTGTTGACATGCCCGAGGGACTGCCCAACACCCTGTTTGGGGATGTTGCTATGGTTGTGGAGTTTCTTCACTGCTATGCTGGCCTGCTAATGCCAGATGACAAATATCCCATCACATCTATTGCTCTGATGGAATCGTTGGCCGGAGTGCGCTCGGGTTTCCACTACCTGAACCGTGTGCTGGTAGTGCTACTTCAAACGCTGCTGCAAGATGAGCTCGCAGAGGGCTACAGTGAGCTTGATATCCCCTTATCTGAGATCCCCCTTACTTTGCACTCTGTATCAGAGCTGGCCAGGCTGTGTTTGCGTCCTTTTGATGCTCAAGGTGAGGAGAGTGGTCAGGGGTCTGTGGACTTGGCCATGAGTGACTTTGATGATGTGGTGACTAGCGAGTTCCTGGAGAAGCTTGAAACTGTCGAGGTCTTTGAGCTTGACCCAGAAGAAAAAGTCAGCCTGCTGGTAGCATTGTGCCACCGCATTCTCATGACATACTCGGTGGAAGACCATGTTGATGGCATGCAGCAACGAACCGCTGAACTGTGGAAGGAGCGCGTCGCAATGCTGAAAGAGGTCAATCGTAAGAAGGCtgagaagaagaagcaaaaagaaGTTGAGGGCAAAG atgagaagaaaaaagatcCAAAGAAAGAGATCAAGAAAGAAGTAAAAGTAGAGCTGGTGGACTTGATCAGCTCAGTCAAGAGCAGGCGGCTGATGAGCATGCAGGccaagagagaaagagaggagtTGGACAAACAGAACAAAG AACGCATGGAAGAGGCAGCTGAAGAAGAGCGACTACGCAGACAAAGAGTGACTGCGGAAAAGAATTTTCAAGAGGGTATAACAAAAGCCAAACTGGTCCTGCGTAGAACTCCTCTGGGTACAGACAGAAATCATAACAG ATATTGGTTTTTCTCTGATGTTATCCCTGGGCTGTACGTGGAGAAAGGCTGGGTGCATGACAGCATAGACTACAGCTGGACACCTCCCCTTGAAGAAAAAGCAACTGAGCCTGATGTGGACGACGAAGACGATG ATGCGGATGATAATGGAAGTACTGATGGTACTAATAATGAAGGAGCCCTGCTGGGGGCAACAACAGACGTCTGTATAGAAACTACATCTCCTAAGCAGGGGCAGAATCTCTG GTTTATATGCGACAGTCCTGCTGAACTAGAGGAATTGGTGGACAGTCTTCATCCTCATGGAGTAAGAGAAAGTGAACTGAAAGCAAAGATAGAAAGCAG TTACCAGGACATCTTACACTCCATCAATTTAACCCGGAAGGACAAAGTTGGCCTCGGAGTCCCTGACGAGGACACAGATCTGCTGAAATTTCTACGCAGTGATATTCAGGAAATAGCCTCACGCCTCCTAAAGGGTGGCTTGGGGTACTTTGATGATGACATGGACATAGAAGACCAG ctggaaaaaaatgacaacttgaAAGAATTAGGCGAGTCGATCATCAGCATTCAGGCATGTGTGATCAAGAAGTTCTTGCAAGGATTCATGGCCCCcaagcaaaaaataaagaaaaagtctGGCGGGGAAGAAAACAAAGTTGAAGAGGTGGATGAAGAAAAGAAACTGGCAGAGGAGGCCAAG GTGGCAACAGCAATAGAGAAGTGGAGGACAGCTATCCGTGAGGCCCAAACCTTCTCCCGCATGCATGTGCTCCTGGGAATGTTGGATGCCTGCATAAAGTGGGATATGTCTGCCGAGAATGCCCGTTGCAAAGTTTGTCGgaaaaaag GCGATGATGAGAAACTTATCCTCTGTGACGAATGCAACAAGGCCTTCCATCTTTTCTGCCTGAGACCCGTGCTGCACCGCATTCCCGAAGGCGAGTGGTTGTGCACGGCCTGTCAGCCCACAGTGGCCAGACGGGGCACGCGCTCGAG GAACTACAAACAAGACAGCGAcgaagatgatgaggatgaggaggaatcTGAAGAGGAAGACTCTGATGgggatgaagatgatgaggaagagTCTGAATACAAGGCCATGGGCCACAGCT tGAGGCCAAGAAAAAAAGCTAAGCAGTCTTCAGCCGTGCAGAAAAGTAAACCCAAAAAGAAGTCGTCCTCTTCTAGTCAGAGTGCTAAGCAGAGGACTGGCCCCAGTAACCCCGCTGACATCGATGAATTG GTGCGTCAGAGCTCCCAGACAGGAGTGCGCAGACAAATACTGGAGCTGGAGAAGTGTGAGGAAATCCTTAAAAAAGTGACCAAGTTCCGATACAGCTGGCCCTTTAG GGAACCCGTGTCCACAGAGGAAGCAGAGGACTATCTGGACATCATTTCGCAGCCCATGGATTTCCAGACCATGCAAAGCAAGTTCAGCCAAAGCTCGTATCGCCACGCCAACGACTTCATGGAGGACATGAAGCTAGTCTTCTCCAATGCGGAGGAGTATAATGAGCAGGGCAGCACCGTGCTCTCCTGCATGATCAAGACCGAGACGGTCTTCATGGAGCTGATCCAGAAGCTGCTACCCGGCCTCAGCTACCTGCGGCGACGCTCACGCAAGCGTGTCACTCGAGCTCCTGCCTCATcagaggaggatgaagaagcggaggaaggggaggaggaggaggaggaggaggaagaagaagaagaagaggaggaggaggatcagACACCACCGCAGAAAAGAATTCAGAATGGCAAGTCAAACGCAAAGAAAAGCAGAAACAGACGGGGAGCACAGGATGAGGAgagtgaggaggaagaggacagCGGCAAGCGGAGAAGTAAGAGGACCTCTTCCAAAGCAGCCGGGAAGGATTACAGGGAGCAGGATTGCGACGATGAGCGCGACACTCGTAGAACTCGGCAACGGCGGGGCCGGACTGAGGGCGACGGGGAGAGCAGCGATGACGAGAGGCCAGGCCGGCAGCGACATTCCAAGAGACAGAAACGCTCGTGA